A segment of the Corynebacterium resistens DSM 45100 genome:
GCTGCAGCGCTTTGATCGGTTCTTCGAGGGTGTCGAGAAAACACCGTACATCGCTAGCTGGAATCAGGCGCCGATGGGTCCAGAGCGCACGAACGGGCGCCTGCATCTGCAGCTGTTTTCCATGATGCGTTCACCGGACAAAATGAAATTCCTAGCGGGATCCGAATCTGGCCAAGGCGCATGGATCTCCGATACCACCCCGGAAAGGATCGCTGATCGCCTCGTGGAGATTGGAGAATCCTAGCCATGACCACGGAAAAGACCCAGCAGAATCATTCGCAGCCACAATGGATGCGCACGCGCGAACCCGCCCAGGCAGTCCGTGATGTGAAGGCTCTCTTTGCAGAACATTTTTCTGACGAGGCAGAGGGAGTGTGGTCCGCGCCGGGCCGCGTGAACCTCATTGGTGAGCATGTGGATTACGCTGGTGGCATTTGCTTGCCCTTTGCGCTTTCTCAGCGCACATTTGTCGCCGCGCGCGCGAACGAGGATGGTGTTTACCGAATCGTCTCGCGCTGGGCGAAGGGAGTGACCATCGCGGAGGTACCCATCGGTGACGTCCGCCCGGCTCAAGCTGGAAGCGCCGGGAATCCTGCGGATTGGACCGGCTACGTGGCTGGCACCATCTGGGCTGCGTATCACAACGGCACGATCCCGGGGCCGGCTACTGGCTTCGACATCGCCATTGAATCCGATGTTCCCGTAGGCGCGGGCCTTTCTAGCTCCGCAGCCATTGAATGCTCCACTGCGCTGGCAGCGTGGGAAATCAGCACTGGCAATGTTCTTTCCGAGCAGTCGGCAGAAGTGCAAAGCACGGTTCTCAGCGGGCTGCGCGCGGCGTCGATAACCGCAGAAAATGACGTGGTGGGAGCATCGACGGGTGGGTTAGACCAAACCGTGGCCCTGTTTGGCCAATCCGGTCATGCGCTGGCAATCGACTTTGCCGAGGATAGTCGCGAACAAGTTGAGTTCGACATTTCCACCCGTGGGCTCGCAGTCTTGATCATCAATACCAACGCCCCGCACCAGCTTGCCGATGGGCAGTACGCCGCGCGCCGGGCTGTGACCGATGGGGTAGCGGCGGACCTGGGCGTGCCTACGTTGCGGCAGGCCCCCGATGCAGCTGAGCGCTATCAAGCGTGGGCAGACCGCGAATGGCAGTCGTGGCCGGCCGAAAAGCAGAAGGAAACTTCGCGCGAGCAGTGGCGCTCCACGGTAGCAGCTCGGGTTCGGCACGTGGAAACGGAAATCGCGCGCACAGCCCAAGCTATTCGAGCGCTGCGAGCCGAAGACTTTCCGTTGCTCGGAGAGCTTATGCAAGCTAGCCATGCGTCATTGCGGGATGACTATGAAGTTACAGTTCCCGAGCTTGACCTTGCCGTCGAACAGGCCATGCACCATGGAGCGCTCGGTGCCCGCATGACCGGTGGTGGCTTTGGAGGGTCGGCCATCGCGCTGCTCGCCGCATCCACTGCCGATGACGTAGCTTCCGCCATTGCTTCTTCTTTTGCCGACGCCAACTTCCGCGCTCCCGAATTTGCCATTGCAACTCCGGGAGCTGGCGCTCGCCGCGAAGCCAAATAGCCTTTCAAAGGCAATGGGGGTAACCTGTCTAACCGTGTTTCGCACCATGTTGAAGTCCAAGATTCACCGCGCCACGGTTACACAGGCCGACCTGCATTACGTGGGTTCGTGCACGATTGATGCTGACCTGATGAAGGCTGCCGATATCCTCGAGGGCGAGCAGATCGACATCGTGGACATCAATAACGGCAACCGTTTGACCACGTACGCCATCACTGGTGATGCGGGGACGGGCGTGATTGGCATCAACGGTGCGGCCGCGCGGCTGATCAGCCCCGGGGACTTGGTCATCATCATCGGATACGCGCAGTACAGCGCGGAAGAACTGGCTGATTACAAGCCCAATGTCATCTTCGTTGACGAAAACAACAAGCAGGTCGAGAGTGGCGAGGATCCGGCACATGCGCCCCAGGGCTCGGGGCTCTGGAATCCCCGCCACCCGTCTGAAGATGACTCTTAGTCAAAGGGTGAGCAGTAGTTATTAGGTTTTTGGCCTCGCTCTTTTTCATTGTGTGAGGCTTTGGGCGAGCTGTGCTTACGTGGCTGGTAGCAAGTTGATCGATCCCTTTTCGCGCATCTGAACTGCGCAAAAACAACGTGTTCAAAATCACGGGATCCCCGCAAATATAAAGATGTATTTGATTTACATCTTTATATTTGCGATTTAGAATTGATGTATGCGCCTAACCACTTTTGCTGATCTGGGGCTTCGGTCCATGATGATCCTTGGTGACCTTCCAGAGGGAGAGCGCCTCACAATCGCTGATCTGGCAAAAGCTACTAATGCCTCCGACAATCACCTAGCGCGAGTTATTGCCAAGCTCGTTGAAATGAAACTGGTGGTTTCTGTGAGGGGGCGAAATGGTGGGGCGTATCTATCGGACACGGCCCGTGGGGCCAGTGTGGGAAAAATTTTGAGGCAGATCGAAGGATCCAGCGAAGTAGTTGACTGCGCCGGGACTCGACCATGTCCGTTAGCGGCTCGAGATTGTGCTCTGAGGCATCGACTCGCAGATGCGCAGGAAGCTTTCTTTGCGACGCTGGATGATGACACCATCGGTGACCTCATTGCAACTACACGTCCGGTTGATATGCGTACTCCTGAGGATGCCCACGGAACCTCCCGCGCACTCGGAGTTCCGAATGTTCCCCGGCGATCCAGCTAATCAGAGGGCATCAAGGGATGTAGCTAGTGTGCCAAATAATAGAGAAAGTTGGAGCCCATGTTCACCAGTGCAGTCCCGAAAACCGACCGTACGGCTTTGTCTGATGAAACCGCGGAGATAATTCGCCAGACACTGCCAGTGATCGGTGGAAACATCAACAAAATCACCCCTGTGTTCTACCGCACCATGTTCGCCAACCACCCTGAGCTCATTGCGGATACCTTCAATCGTGGAAACCAGCGTTCTGGAGAACAGCAAAAGGCGTTA
Coding sequences within it:
- the galK gene encoding galactokinase is translated as MTTEKTQQNHSQPQWMRTREPAQAVRDVKALFAEHFSDEAEGVWSAPGRVNLIGEHVDYAGGICLPFALSQRTFVAARANEDGVYRIVSRWAKGVTIAEVPIGDVRPAQAGSAGNPADWTGYVAGTIWAAYHNGTIPGPATGFDIAIESDVPVGAGLSSSAAIECSTALAAWEISTGNVLSEQSAEVQSTVLSGLRAASITAENDVVGASTGGLDQTVALFGQSGHALAIDFAEDSREQVEFDISTRGLAVLIINTNAPHQLADGQYAARRAVTDGVAADLGVPTLRQAPDAAERYQAWADREWQSWPAEKQKETSREQWRSTVAARVRHVETEIARTAQAIRALRAEDFPLLGELMQASHASLRDDYEVTVPELDLAVEQAMHHGALGARMTGGGFGGSAIALLAASTADDVASAIASSFADANFRAPEFAIATPGAGARREAK
- the panD gene encoding aspartate 1-decarboxylase; this encodes MFRTMLKSKIHRATVTQADLHYVGSCTIDADLMKAADILEGEQIDIVDINNGNRLTTYAITGDAGTGVIGINGAAARLISPGDLVIIIGYAQYSAEELADYKPNVIFVDENNKQVESGEDPAHAPQGSGLWNPRHPSEDDS
- a CDS encoding RrF2 family transcriptional regulator, with the protein product MRLTTFADLGLRSMMILGDLPEGERLTIADLAKATNASDNHLARVIAKLVEMKLVVSVRGRNGGAYLSDTARGASVGKILRQIEGSSEVVDCAGTRPCPLAARDCALRHRLADAQEAFFATLDDDTIGDLIATTRPVDMRTPEDAHGTSRALGVPNVPRRSS